taccactcaccgtgaacctgtatttatagttttcgctatgggcttgggattagtgaaaagttaatcatggcccaatcagcccaatagctcctaatttctacttacctctaaaacaggtcaatttacttgagccacAATGATTAGTGATTTGGCCGGTCAGTGTGATATGGGCGTCCGCCCAAGTGATACGGGCGTTCGTCTTTCCTATGGACGACTCGGGCACCaaattgggcggacgatcctctacgcggtcgcccggcacttcattgggcggacgatcccctatgcggtcgcccggcacttcgttgggcggacgatcctctatgcggtcgcccggcacttcgttgggcggacgatcctttatgcggtcgcccggcacttcgttgggcgggcgatcctctatgcggtcgcccgacacttcgttgggcggacgatcctttatgcggtcgcccggcacttcgttgggcgggcgatcctctatgcggtcgcccggcacttcatGATACCAGACGTTCGTCTCTCGGCGTCATCCTGTAGAACACTTTTTGTGAGCATGGAGAGTGCAGCGCTGTCTCGTGGTGATGGAATTCCttgtgagttcttcaaagtttctcttaaaGACAGAGGTTCTACCCAGGTGGTCGGCGTAGGCACCGAGACGGTCGGACGACCTCATTAGTGGGCGTCCATACGTGCGACGCCGGGCACTTGCTGGTGTAGGAGAGTTTATACGGAGTCTAGGTTCAATCCGTACCTACTTGGGCGGCCAAGACTTGGGCGGTCGAGCCTTTGTCTGTGGCGGGTGTGAcatgggcgtcctttgggcGGCGCCCGTCACCTCATGGGCGTCCTTTGTACGGCGCCCGACTCTCCCTGGTACAAaaacaattcaaccaaacaaaaacaacaaacaagttcaatcaaacaataacaacaaacaagtttaacaaataagttcttcaaaacgaaaacaaaaacaaaaactaaccttcaaaaagtgggttcgtcggaataaagtatTGTCACCCATGAGAGAGAAAgtagaatgcgcctatgaaggacaagaacacgaaaataatcggtcaaaacaaacgaaaatcatacctaaagtaattacttaacatgcatttgtatcaaatgaaagaaaaaatacatgTGATGGCCATCAAACTTCGttcaagaaaagtttgagcaaaGAAAAGGGACTCGcgtgctaagataaagtgaatgaattttcaatctcctgctcaaatttttattgaatttactAACTTTTTGACGTCTAACGTTAGGGCATTTGATGTtttaaccttttgacgtctaattctAGGGCATTCGACATCACACGTaagtatattttcaaaatttatccAATAGGACGTCGAACTTCTCAATATTCGATGTCTtataacaaattgacgtcgaattaaAGTTATAAACGacgtctaataattgcatttatttacaaaaatgttaccagtcatttttaacgttggggCTATttagtggttggacgttgaacgcgtgacgctatacgctatttttgtactagtgaatagTATTAAATGCATAGTAAATGCGATTacctacctcttacctttgacatttatttatagttttttagaTGGGCTGAGATTAGTGACACCTTAACCTCGGCCCAATATCAGCCCATTGCTGCTAATCACTAATTACCTTAATCTTTGCTGAGAAGACTAATTATCGAGTTGAGTCGTTCGGTGTTGCTGATACTGTCTGGTCCTATTTATCAAAATCCAGGTATCTATTCGTCTTTGAGTTGTTTAGTTGTTCCTTATCCTCTAGGGCCGTTCGAAATCATGCTTAAGTTGTTTAGTTGTTCCTTATCTTCCAGGGATCGTCCGACCCGTAGagtacaaatttatttaatatcttaaaCTAAATTCTGGACCCTAAATCCACATACTATAAATGCAACATAAAAACCAAAAGactctaaaaataataaagaaaagaagttaCTATATTTAACGAATTGATTAGATAGAAAGATATGTTTCACATCTAGGAATCCTATGATATATTTCAACCTTCAAACAAGTAAGTAGAAAGGTTAAAGACTTAAACGTTAGAGGAAAAAGGTTttaaaggaattttttttaaaataaaactcaatttaactaatttctatttatattatttttttaataataaaataattgaatatgtattataaaaactatttcttatatatacattttctaAGAATGTTACATATTTTAACcaatattttatagttaatacACAAAAAAATCTAACTAAAATGTCAactatttaaaagtaataaaaatttaactaagattaaaataagatagaataatgTTCTTAGAGacttaaatcaatttaaaattatctaagtttaaaatattttgatttccttgaatacactaattaatatttttatctttaaaattaattaaaccaattataattaacatagttaaaataatattaagattaaaaattaaagaaaatataagaattgGATTGACAGTTTCCACTTTAGGGTCATAGAATGGCGGGCTCGttaacttttctaattttttatattaactgtgtaatattaaaattaatttatccaaatgaaaaccaaaaaatataatttgtagaactaaaacttttaatagtattataatttaaattataaaaaattattaaatgtaattaagttatttaacatgtaaaataataattatctcaaattcttaaattaaaacataataaaaaagattgaaTGGTATCATTATTTTAGGAATgatggttatatatatatatatatattaagtaattTGTAGATGATAATTTCTACTTATGAATTATATTAAAGGCAAGTGCTtaattaatttacttatttaaaatattttaagtactATATGATTCTTTTCTAAGGTAGTATTTAAACCTGGGAGATGATTTGAACGAGAGAGGGAATAAATGATTTGAGATAATAAAGAGTATTGTTTAGATTAAAGGATTTGAAAGAATGGATAGaggaatttgaaaagaaaatttatgaaagtttgTATAAGATGTTATTGGTacgatagattaaaaaaaatattttaataaataaaactaaataattattattttacccTTACagataaatatgataaaaaattaaatataaataataaaagttatgttaaaataaaatttaaaattaaaaaaatactattattataaatattattatttttattaataatatataggAATATACGAGTATTCTTTAAACTCATAGTCATTTCTAGTTAATTTCTTGAGTATTGTTTGGACTTCGTTACTTCTCACTAATCCCTTGAGTTTTGTTTAGACTCATAGTCGCTCGTAACTCCTAACTTAATCAAGTATTTTTTTCTAAGTTACTTTTCGATCAATTTAGAGTATTATTTCGACTCTCGTCCACTCCTGTATGATTGTTCAAGTATTCTTTCAATAACATACATTTTGCTTAAACAAGTATTAGTCACTTATGTCTAATAGTAGAATATTCTTTGTCAAACAACCATTCTTGACTAAGATAAGTAGTTTGTATGATTGATGATTGAGAATTGAGGATCAAAAAATTTCTCACTAGAAAGGTTAATCATATGTTGGCATATGTAAGATAAATGCtctttcttttagcttgttaaGTGAACACAAATAATATTCTTCTTTAAATAGTTGACTAGAAAATTTTAGCGATGTTTTAGCACTATACAATGTAATCTCTCTCTTGTTCTTCTTGAGCTTCTTTAAACcggattaaaaaaatagtaattataaaaaaacttctAACCATCTTAACATGATGGATGCATTTAATGCACTCAATGTAAGAATAAAcacttctttcttctttatacaatattttaatagttgGATGTAGTTCTATTTTTCTTAGACATTGTGCATTTACCTGGTTTGTCAAAATTGCAGTGTTgttgaagaaaattaattttaactttttgtcCAAAATAAATGTGACTTGTCCTTCATCTAATAGATCTATTTGGCAATAAAAAATAGTAGACAATACCTACAACATAGAATAAGCAtttatgtgttttcttttggtATGAAAGTAGTTTACTTCTATATGCTAGTCATCTACATATATGTTatgtcaaatataaaataaaaactacacAGTGTTATATAATCTATCAGAAAAAATACACACATATTACATTATTTGCTATCGAGATTAATGAAGTATGATCATATGTTTATACTGTTACTTTTAGCAGTTAACCAAAAGTAAATTGTGTTGGACTtttgttttaacaattttaaatgaaattagtATGTCAATGAGTTTCTAATAGTGTGTATGGTGCACCAATCAAttatattactatatttttaaataacctaaataggtaaaaaaaaatgaacactCAAGGTtgatttaaagatattttatgtgagatcaaactaaaaatattatgaaagaggttggaggaaattatttaatcgatgttcattttgaatatatttgattaagattAAGGTTAGGATGAAACCTTTTTATTTGAACAATATGCACTTgtgacaaataaaattattgtaaagAAGATTAGATTGAAGACTTTGATTGAGATTAAGttgaagaatattttattaaggtTGAGTTGTTAAAAGATATTTGATTTAGATTTAACGAAAGATGGTATAGTGTTGAGGTTGAATTaataaaacgtattttttttctttcaaatttccACCTATTTATGGTGTGGGAGATTATTCTCACTCAtggtataaaaattattaataacatGACAAATTCTCATATATGTTCAATATCAACTCTAGTTCCTAATTATATAGTCTTTGTTATGTATTGATTAAAATATCACCACATATACtcttactaaaataaaattgagatgAAGACACTTAAACcaaaatttagatataaataattgattgtTATTAAGTCGAAAATAGTTTATGAAGgatttaattgaaaatactataattaatattaagttaaaaatatggTTTAAACTCGGATGGTCCTTATATTTATGTGGGAATCTCAGTTGAGTCCTTATATTTgaaactgtctcaattgggtcataatatttgtaaaattgaaccAATTTTACTCTATCCGTTAAGTTGTCCTAAACGGTGTTAAACTGTGATGACATGTTATTGCTGATGTGCATTACTTAATTAggtggaatttttatttaaattaaaaaattatgacatgTGTCAGCCCCTTCcctacccaaaattagggtttcagattgggggAAAGGGGCTTCTACTGTTGCACCGTCATGCATGCGAGAATAGGGTTTCGCCTCTTCTCCCCTGCCGCGCCTAGAGATTCATGGTTGTGCTTCTCTTTTTTGCAATTTCACAGATGATACAGGTGAATCAAACTCATGGTGTAAATTAGGAAAGCTTGATGAATAGATTTTGCAGGGAATTTTCTACCGGTATTGGGATACGAAGGTGGAGGCTTGGTGGTCACGGTGCTACGGTGGTGATGAGATAACTGCGTAGGGTTCGCAAGAGAATTGGGGAAAATGATATTGGGTTTTGCTGTGTAGGTATGTGCGATAATGGAGATGAAGGAGACGAACACAATGACAGCAGTGCATGGTCGCGACGATTTGCGATTGAGGTTTTTCTGATTGTAGGTCTGTGTTGATGATGGGGAGAGCACGATTCTGGGTTGGTTTCTGGTGGCTTCGAGTTGCGAAAATGGTGACTTGTTGTGAGCGTGGGTCGCACGATTCTGGAGAATGTCATAGAAGAGGCTTGTGATTTGGCTCGCAGAGATTATGGATGCGTTCGTGGAGATTTGCGAATCGCAGCGGCCATGGAGGCGTCGTTGGCGTTTAGGTGATGGTCTGATGCGATGGAGAAAATTGGGTGGTGGCGTGAAGTCTTGCGCTGTTGATGGCGGCGGTTGTCTGAGGCAAGGTAGGCGTTGTATGTACTGTGAAGAAGATGATGCGTTGAAGCTTAACGATGACGCAAAGGAGGGTTTCTGATGAAGGTTGATGGAGGAGAACAAATTAGGGTTACGCGACGGCCTTGCGGCATGATGGTGGCGGCATAGTTGCGTCAGACGACAAAGTTGCCGCACGACAGCAAGAGTTATGAAATTAGGTTTTTTGTGGAGAGGATGATGAGTGGCAGCAAAAGTTATCAAATTCCatgtcattatttaaaatttatttccacGTAATAAGATCACACATATCAGTATCACCACATCAGCAGACTTTAACGCCGTCTGGGACAACTTAACAAATAGgataaaattgactcaattttacaaatattatgattCAATTGAAATAGTTTCAAATATGAGGACCCAACTGAGATTTCcatacaaatatgaggaccatccgagggtttaaacctaaaaatatttatagacgcttaagaaaaaaatatcatttttaaatagtgatatatatatatatatatatatatatatatatatatatatatatatatatatatatatatatatatatatatatattaatttttaagatagtCTAATGGATTAGCaatctttaagaaaaatatcaataaataaataaattttattaagagaAAATATGCTCTTTGTTAATAATTTGGTTAATGTGCCAAGTTCATAGTATGTGTGAAAATTGCAAATGCATTATTATCGTCAAGTAATAATGTCGAGTCTACAAACACTGTATGTCTGGCTttgtaattaaataagttaataaaaaaatgaagttggTAGAATTGAGTATTTGTTtgtgaaataataaattaaatataaaaaaataaaaatattaaattaagtattcaatatatttaagaatataatagTTTAGTAATCACTTTCCTTTCACACCCTATGGTCTTCTAATTATAATCTAGTCCTATTATGTCAATGTTAAAAAGACATGACACATGCTATCTAATGCTAAAAACATGCAAAACAACACTCAAATccacaatatttaaatattcaagATGTCACACACACGTGCACTAACGACTAATTCAATCCATGTTCTTCAAAATTTCATTGTAAAAGGATACATATctgtattaaaaaaagtaaataatctAATTAGATATCTAATTCAAGAgtgaatatttgtatataaCTTTCTTAGTTAATGAAGTTGATTTATTGTAAAAGAATGAATGTTCATATTTCTATATCTCTATACTAAGACTCAACATTTATCTAttcaattctttttaaattaatagcagaagagaacaaaatatttaagaaaaacaacaaaatgaaCCTGCTTTTAATTATACTAGGATTAATGATTTCAGTTATTGGgatgataaaattaattctaaattaatgtgatattgtataattatttatatgtttaaatttgaGCATGAAATAGTGGTGAATAATATTGAATGCTATGTTTACATTTTCAAACacctttttaataataattttttgccatataatttatcttattttataatatatttttggattaaTTATGTCTCtacctaatttttttataaactcgATCTTAatctttaacaaaatatatgacACTATtaattctgatttttttctctccattaaaaaaatttaaaatttttttttactaaaagagtattttatacataattatttctttcaattctttaaTAACATGACAAGTCCTCAAAGTGTAGGATTATGAAGTTAATAATGTTACTTTTAAGAGTAGATAATCAAACCACTAGTAGAAGGAAACAAGGCAAAAATactaaactttttatttaaatgccaaaagtaaaatttgtaaagaaattaaagtaaacaaaatattaattaatctgtatttaattattttgttctcttctaccttaaaataattagaaaatttattgTATGAATTATCCACGCAGCTAAGTAATTGAGAAAATAATCCATCTATCTATTTTGggtagaaagaaaaatagtttattcCAAAAGCAACAATAAAGTGAAAAGAACGTAGCAGAGGTTTGGTCAGAGATTAGACTTCTCAGAATTTATGTTGTGAAGTTGTTTATTCTgagaaggaagagagaaaagagaagagaaaagagaagaactCAACTATGGATGAGATATTGAACAAGGTGGGGTCATACTGGTTCAGCCGCAAGGCCAGCAAGGAGTTTAACTCTGTTGGAGATGATATCAACGTACACACCACAGTCCTTAACAACCTTTTATCTTTTGTTAGattcattcttaattttctatcttttttctgcaaaaaatttccttttattgagttttttcttcttcctttaccgTATGACTGCTTCAATTTTGTGGTTCCGGATGTCATATTTGCCcctcttttgaaaaaaaatggaatttaaTTTCTTGTTCAACCATGGAGCAATGGTTTCGATTGAGGGTTAAGGGTTGAAATAGAGATGTAAATGATGATTATATATGTGAATAATGCACACAGGCGTGCCCTTTTGGGGTTCTACGAAAAGGGGacattttcaatttgtttttttaggtTGTTATAGGGAGTGATGAGAAAAATTAGTTTAGCTTGTTTATTTATGTGTGCTAGAGAAAGTTTAGGTCTGGTATGGGTGGTGGAATGTGAACTGCAAGGTAAAACCATGGTGCATGAAGTGGATTTGAGGTTTTGGTTTATATCAGTAGAAGGTGCACCTTTTGAAATCAGGCAGTAACCTTCATCCGAATTTTAAAGTCTTGGTAGTACCTGTTTACTGTGattgtatttcttttcttttgcacaCCCACAACGAATTTACTTGTAGATGTTGGTTCGTTTTTCCCTTTTGGTTACTTGGAGTTCTTTATTGAATAAAACCTGGGTTATTTGGTAGTTAATGATGCTTTGTTTCTCAAATTCTCCTGCATTTGATATGTGGATAACATAAATCTTGGGGAAGGTTGCAATGTTTGAATATGATATATTTCCTGGTGGTTAGTCAATCTGTTATCATTGTGATAAGTGTAGCAAACTAACCATATTTACTTTAGTGTTGAAGCAGTTTCACTGAAACTGAAAAGAATCACTATCTATAAATGTGTATGAAATGTTTATAgatacttaaataataaaatactacgGTTATCATCAGTTCTgagatttttagttttttaaggCATTATTTATGGATTTGGTGAATAGAAACTAGGTTATAAGAAAGTATATAGGCGAGCAAAACACTGGCATTGTGTCCAGGATTAGAGTTCAGTTCTCAGCATTGCAAGATTAATTTCGCGACACTTTTATTGTAGGGGACATGAGATTCAAAAAGAATTGggcaataatatttttaaggaGCAACAGGTAAGGGACTAGTAGTAACTTAGGAAGGAAATTTTAGGTTGTGAATAAACAAAGGAATAGAGAAGctttataaattttttgcatgagttttttcttttcctggTAAGAAACAAGGGAGTTAGAGTAAAAGACATGAGGATGAAGCATCTGCTAGTGCAGAAAAATAAACCAggaataaaatcattaattccGCTggcaaaattagaaaaaaaaaaaactagatttGGCTAATGCATTTGCAACTTGGTTAGTCTCTCTAAAGATATGTGATAACTATCTGTCATCACATATGTAATGTCTGTTGGAGAATCTGATTCCAGTAGGGTTTTTTGATACCGTCTTCCCCAAGCCGAATTCAGACCATGGAACAATCCCCATAATTCAGCCAGAGTGATTGTGAAATCCCCCATTTTGATGCCAAAAATAAGCAGTTATGAAATTGCCAAAGTGGTCCCTCAAACTCCCTTCACAACCAGACATACTATTTGCTCCACAACTTATGCGTAGAATTTCATACCATATGTTGTGAGATTATGTTTCTAGAaccattttgataatttttaatctatataagTGATTCAGGTGAGAGATGCACAAAGATTGCAGTGTTAATTTTTGCTAACCAAGTTAGAAGTAGTGTGAGTGTTACAGTAAGCCCTAATGATGACTAGTATGTAATTATATCAATGCATGCTTGAAGTTAGTTTCTGTTTTGGTGCTGAAAGgtattcatttttctttgctGGAAATTTTGAGGTTCACTTAATGTGGTCAAAATTTGTTGGATATTTAACGACTTAATGATTTTAGTTCTCTAATTCTTCCTGCTTTGGTATAAGATTAGGTTGATATGAATATTAGGGAAGATGCAATGCTCAAGATTGATTTATGCCCCTGCTGTTCATTTGTGTATCTTGGGTTTGTAATGTTTCCCATAAATTTAACGAATTTTGAGAGGACATTTTATTGCTTATGTTTTATTAACACATTTGCCATTGTTGAATAGTCACTGTCAACCAGTATTGAAGGGGGAACCAAATGGTTGGTCAACAAATTAAAAGGTTTGTATCATAATGTTTATATGTATTGCTCAAACATTTGTGCAAGCATAGGCTTTGTAgagttcttttaatttaaactcATAATCCCAAGTATataaatgcatcaaagtttcaAAATATTCTCTTCGATTGCCAAAGCCATTATACATATTTCATCAATCATATAtgtaactaatttttatttgacCTGAATACAAGGGGATTCTCCACGATGAGTGAACTGGACTAACATGGGAAGTtagtattttgaaatataaatcaCTTTCaactttgtgtgtgtgtgtaggCATGGATGAGTTTTGGTGGTACTCTAGTGTGAATAGGGATATATACTTGCACTGCTTTTTCTGAAGAGAACCAGATACACTGAAAAGGACTTCAAAACATTCTAAACTGAAATTAATGTGACAAACATGGATTGGAAGGTATTCATCGTCTCATCATCATATATGACAAAGTCATCTTGTACAACAAATCTTTTGAATTTTGGTATTTGATCATTCTATAGGTAAAGTAAGTTGTGGAAGCTAGTAGGATATTTGTGTTTGATCTTTAGTACATTCAGATGACATTGAAATTATTAGCATCCCAATTTTACAAATCCTAAAACAACTGTTAAGGCATTCAAAGATGATATATACATTCTTCTCCATCCATTGTCATCTCGCTTCCCAAACTTACCCTTCTCCCTTTTGATTAACATTACCCTCTTGATGCTTCATAGGAAAGATGCAAAAGCCATTAACGGAGTTACTAAAGGAGTATGATCTACCCATTGGAATGTTTCCTCGTGATGCAACAAACTACGAATTCAATGAAGAAACTGGGAAACTTGTTGTTTACATTCCTCAAGTGTGCGAAGTCGGCTACCGAGATTCATCAGTGTTGCGGTTCTCCACTATTGTGAGTGGTTATTTGGAGAAAGGAAAGCTAGCAGAAATAGAGGGAATAAAGACTAAGGTGCTGATCTGGGTAAAAGTAACCACCATTTCATCTGAGGGACCAAAGCTCCACTTCATGGCCGGCATGAAGAAGACAAGGAAAAGGGAAGCATATGAGGTTACTAGAGATGGTATAAATGTAGATAAGTTCTAATATATTTACAACAAGTTACTCTTGTTCAGTAGTTTTACGGTTACTAAAATAAGTTATCTGTTCTTGTGGATCATTTTATTCTATTAGATATGAATGTAGTGAGTGAATTGGAATTTGGAATTTAGTGGAACCTCTTTGTTCCTGCTGGATGTGAAGTGGTTTCAGTTTTTACTTTTTGGGTTCATATGTGCTAGTGAACACCAATGTGGGTGTTTGGATAACCATTTAagtaagaaaaatgatatttaaaaagaaattctttGTAGTTTGTACCGTACCATTTAATATGAAAGTACTTTTAGAAGGGTTTGTAATGGTAATCCAAACATGACTGGAggatattgtcaaaaaaattaaattggtaGATGACTCTGGGGTACTGTTTCCCCACTAGTATTAGAGTATGCTATTAATTGTGTGGAGAATGGTTAAATGGCACAATTCAAACGTAGAATGTGTCGGTGCTACATTAACTTCATAATAATGGCACAATTTGGAATTGTCATATTCAAATACATTGGTCCCTTTTGGAAATGTTGAAGTCTGTGTCTTAAATTGTAAGCCATGTTTCCTTAATTGTATTTGTCTAGGATCTACAAATTTGAAATAGCATTTGTAATTTGTAGAAGTTTGGTATGAAACGTCATCGTCAACGATACAGCAGTTTTAGATTTGCAaaatagaaattcaaaaagaaaaactgcACCAGCCGGGAATCGAACCCGGGTCTGTA
This sequence is a window from Vigna angularis cultivar LongXiaoDou No.4 chromosome 2, ASM1680809v1, whole genome shotgun sequence. Protein-coding genes within it:
- the LOC108326784 gene encoding uncharacterized protein At5g01610, which translates into the protein MDEILNKVGSYWFSRKASKEFNSVGDDINSLSTSIEGGTKWLVNKLKGKMQKPLTELLKEYDLPIGMFPRDATNYEFNEETGKLVVYIPQVCEVGYRDSSVLRFSTIVSGYLEKGKLAEIEGIKTKVLIWVKVTTISSEGPKLHFMAGMKKTRKREAYEVTRDGINVDKF